The following coding sequences lie in one Timaviella obliquedivisa GSE-PSE-MK23-08B genomic window:
- the rpsD gene encoding 30S ribosomal protein S4 → MSRYRGPRLRIVRRLGELPGLSRKTPRRAYPPGQHGQARKKRSEYAVRLEEKQKLRFNYGVTERQLLRYVRKARRAAGSTGQVLLQLLEMRLDNTVFRMGMGPTIPGARQLVNHGHVTVNGRVVDIASYQCRPGDVIGVRDSDRSRQLVEANLLFPGLANLPSHLEFDKAKKIGKVNSVVEREWIALQVNELLVVEFYSRQA, encoded by the coding sequence ATGTCTCGATATAGAGGTCCCCGCCTCAGAATTGTGCGGCGCTTAGGCGAATTGCCTGGCTTATCCCGCAAAACTCCGAGACGGGCATACCCACCCGGTCAACATGGTCAAGCTCGTAAGAAGCGTTCTGAGTACGCAGTTCGACTTGAAGAAAAGCAAAAGCTACGGTTTAACTACGGCGTTACTGAGCGTCAGTTGCTCCGCTACGTTCGTAAGGCTCGTCGTGCAGCAGGTTCTACAGGGCAGGTGTTGCTACAGCTCTTAGAAATGCGACTCGATAACACGGTGTTTCGGATGGGTATGGGCCCAACGATTCCAGGTGCGCGTCAGTTAGTAAACCATGGTCATGTGACGGTAAACGGCAGAGTTGTGGACATTGCCAGCTACCAGTGCAGACCCGGCGATGTGATTGGAGTGCGCGATAGCGATCGCTCTCGTCAACTCGTTGAAGCAAACTTGCTCTTCCCTGGACTGGCTAACTTACCTAGCCATTTAGAGTTTGACAAAGCCAAGAAAATTGGCAAAGTTAACAGCGTCGTCGAACGCGAATGGATTGCGCTGCAAGTGAACGAATTGCTGGTCGTTGAGTTTTACTCACGTCAAGCCTAG
- a CDS encoding DUF29 domain-containing protein, whose protein sequence is MKAPISLPKIQGLYQTDYLQWIEATVQKIQSRAYGAVDWENLIEEIEDMGRRERQSLESNFITIVIHLLKWQFRPQKRSGSWEGSIIEHRRRVNKALKDSPSLNPYLESVEAECYEQAVKQAKAETGLPLESFPLDCPYKLADMLKEDFLPSEQTSL, encoded by the coding sequence ATGAAAGCTCCTATTTCTCTTCCTAAGATCCAAGGGCTATACCAAACTGATTATCTGCAATGGATAGAAGCCACTGTGCAAAAAATTCAGAGCCGAGCGTATGGGGCTGTGGATTGGGAGAACTTGATTGAGGAAATTGAGGATATGGGGAGGCGAGAACGCCAGAGCTTAGAAAGTAATTTTATTACGATAGTAATTCATTTGCTCAAGTGGCAATTTCGACCGCAGAAGCGAAGCGGCAGTTGGGAAGGCAGCATTATTGAGCATCGTCGCCGAGTTAACAAGGCGCTGAAAGATTCTCCTAGCCTTAATCCATATCTTGAAAGCGTTGAGGCTGAATGTTATGAACAAGCTGTTAAGCAAGCTAAAGCTGAGACAGGCTTGCCGTTAGAATCATTTCCCCTAGATTGCCCTTACAAATTGGCAGATATGCTGAAGGAAGATTTTCTACCCTCAGAGCAAACTTCTCTTTAG
- the moaA gene encoding GTP 3',8-cyclase MoaA, whose protein sequence is MLPAVDYLRISLIDRCNFRCQYCMPEGEELEFVRKQELLTQAELLLLLREVFIPVGFTRFRLTGGEPLIRPGVVDIVRAIAALPQTQDLSMTTNAFLLAGMAQDLHTAGLRRINISLDSLEPETFDRIVGKRPTAGGILRSRWQQVWDGIQAAHRVGFDPLKLNVVVIPGVNDHEVLDLAALSLDRQWHIRFIEFMPIGNAGLFGEKGWVDSEALRQQIRERWGLTAGQVAGNGPADVFQIPGAKGTLGFISQMSECFCDRCNRMRLSADGWLRPCLLNETGQLDLKMALRSGVPLLQIRAEVQDLLTAKPDINYKMRDAGTTGSYSRTMSQIGG, encoded by the coding sequence ATGCTTCCCGCCGTTGATTATCTGCGCATTAGCCTGATCGATCGCTGCAACTTTCGGTGCCAATACTGTATGCCAGAGGGAGAAGAGTTAGAGTTTGTCAGAAAGCAAGAGTTGCTTACTCAAGCAGAGCTATTATTGCTGCTGCGAGAAGTTTTTATTCCAGTTGGGTTTACTCGGTTTCGGCTGACGGGCGGCGAGCCGTTGATTCGTCCGGGCGTGGTCGATATTGTCCGGGCGATCGCGGCTTTACCTCAAACCCAAGATTTATCCATGACGACCAATGCGTTTTTGTTAGCGGGCATGGCGCAAGATCTCCACACTGCTGGGTTACGCCGCATTAATATTAGCCTCGACTCTTTAGAACCCGAAACTTTCGATCGCATTGTCGGTAAAAGACCGACCGCTGGAGGCATTTTGCGATCGCGTTGGCAGCAAGTTTGGGACGGTATCCAGGCAGCGCACCGAGTTGGATTTGATCCGCTTAAGCTCAACGTGGTGGTGATTCCTGGCGTTAATGATCATGAGGTTTTAGACTTAGCCGCACTGAGTCTCGATCGCCAGTGGCACATCCGGTTCATTGAATTCATGCCCATTGGTAATGCAGGACTATTTGGTGAAAAAGGTTGGGTAGATTCAGAAGCATTGCGCCAACAAATCCGGGAGCGCTGGGGTTTAACCGCAGGACAAGTCGCGGGGAACGGCCCTGCCGATGTGTTTCAAATTCCAGGAGCCAAGGGCACCCTGGGGTTTATTAGCCAAATGTCGGAATGCTTTTGCGATCGCTGTAACCGAATGCGTCTTTCTGCTGATGGCTGGCTGCGCCCCTGCCTCCTCAACGAAACCGGACAGCTAGACCTAAAAATGGCTCTGCGGTCAGGCGTTCCGCTCCTACAAATTCGAGCGGAAGTGCAAGATCTCCTCACCGCGAAACCTGACATCAACTACAAAATGCGAGACGCTGGAACCACCGGATCTTACAGCCGCACAATGTCGCAGATCGGCGGATAG